The Diachasmimorpha longicaudata isolate KC_UGA_2023 chromosome 14, iyDiaLong2, whole genome shotgun sequence genome includes a region encoding these proteins:
- the Vvl gene encoding POU domain protein CF1A, which yields MAATTYMPVSSAVSADLDGGSGTAIGMNIAVGGYSSGSPRSAADAGEMKYMPAPQHHHHHHHHHQVSSSPSPNGLTHPTSLPTANPWVSLQPGSDPWAASMGMHHTTHHPHHHPHAQGNSSLDVKPLAAAATATESVQGMHHRGPHQSPGMGSPHSWHAPVVSSAHYNPSGGGASPTTLQQYHAAMNGMLHQHPHQHPHQLHNHQTGLPHHLRDAHNHSPPAGHPLHSGHPLDRDHSAGEEDTPTSDDLEAFAKQFKQRRIKLGFTQADVGLALGTLYGNVFSQTTICRFEALQLSFKNMCKLKPLLQKWLEEADSTTGSPTSIDKIAAQGRKRKKRTSIEVSVKGALEQHFHKQPKPSAQEITSLADSLQLEKEVVRVWFCNRRQKEKRMTPPNTLGDGMMDGMPPGHQGQSLHQGYHPQDHLHGSPMGHSHSPPMLSPQGLTAHSLAAH from the coding sequence ATGGCAGCTACCACGTACATGCCGGTTAGTAGCGCAGTGTCAGCCGACCTGGACGGTGGTTCGGGTACAGCTATCGGTATGAACATCGCTGTAGGTGGCTACTCATCGGGTTCGCCCCGTAGCGCCGCCGACGCCGGTGAAATGAAGTACATGCCGGCACCCcagcatcatcatcatcatcatcatcatcatcaagtGTCATCGTCACCTTCTCCAAATGGCTTGACCCATCCGACAAGTTTACCAACGGCAAATCCATGGGTTAGTCTTCAACCGGGAAGCGATCCCTGGGCAGCATCGATGGGGATGCACCACACCACTCATCATCCACACCATCATCCACACGCTCAGGGCAATTCAAGCTTAGATGTTAAACCTTTGGCAGCCGCAGCGACGGCAACTGAATCGGTCCAAGGAATGCATCACCGTGGTCCCCATCAATCACCTGGAATGGGGTCACCACATTCATGGCATGCACCAGTAGTATCGTCGGCCCACTACAATCCCAGTGGAGGGGGCGCATCACCAACGACATTACAACAATACCACGCTGCAATGAATGGTATGCTACATCAGCATCCACATCAACATCCCCATCAACTTCATAATCATCAAACTGGTCTACCCCATCATCTGAGGGATGCTCATAATCACAGTCCACCAGCCGGGCATCCACTTCATTCTGGTCATCCATTAGACAGGGATCACAGCGCTGGTGAAGAAGACACACCGACGTCTGATGATCTCGAAGCATTTGCGAAACAGTTCAAACAACGACGTATCAAATTGGGTTTCACTCAGGCTGATGTTGGTCTTGCACTTGGTACACTGTATGGAAACGTCTTTTCCCAAACGACGATATGCAGGTTCGAAGCTTTACAACTCAGTTTCAAAAATATGTGTAAATTAAAGCCCCTTCTGCAAAAATGGCTGGAAGAAGCGGATTCAACGACTGGTTCACCAACGAGTATTGATAAAATAGCGGCGCAGGGTAGGAAACGAAAAAAGCGAACATCAATCGAAGTATCAGTTAAGGGTGCACTAGAACAACATTTTCATAAACAGCCGAAACCATCAGCCCAGGAAATTACCTCTCTTGCGGATAGCTTACAATTAGAAAAAGAGGTTGTTAGGGTGTGGTTCTGCAACCGTCGGCAAAAAGAGAAACGCATGACACCGCCGAATACACTTGGCGACGGTATGATGGACGGTATGCCACCTGGACATCAGGGACAAAGTTTACATCAGGGCTATCATCCTCAGGATCATCTCCATGGATCACCAATGGGACATAGCCATAGCCCACCAATGTTGAGTCCTCAGGGCTTAACAGCACATTCTCTTGCGGCTCACTAG